GGATGCGAAAGGGCTGAAAGTCGACATCGACAAGCCCGAAAAGAGCAGCATGGAACTGGCCGCCACCCAGTTTCCGACCCAGCATCTGGTCGAACTGATCGGCAAGGCCGAGAAGGGCGAGAATTTTTACGAAACCAATTTGTTCGACGGTTCGGAGGATGCCAACAAGGTGATGACCACCACGGTCATCGTCGGCAAGAAGACCGAAGCCGACAAGACCGACCCGGAGGCGCCGGCTTTGGCGAAGCTTTCCACCGACAAATACTGGCCGGTGGACATCGCCTATTTCGATGATACCGCCAAGACTGGCGAAGAGGTGCCGGAATACCGGATCAGCTTCAAGCTGCATGAAAACGGCATCACGCGCGATCTCGTCATGGACTACGGCGATTTCTCGATGACCGGCAAGCTGGTGAATCTATCGCTGTTCGATCAGACGAAGCCTTGCCCGGTGAAATAGCTTCTCCATATCCAATCATCGTCTGATTAACCACGGCGCGGGCTTGCCGTGCTCCGTGACTTGAACACGCCGCAATTGGCTCTCACCTTTCCCTCCGTATCGCACGTTGTGCGCGATCTCAGAGGGGGGAGCAGGTTGGGCAGGATCGATGTGTTCGTGGCGCCGCGACCCAATTCGGCGCTGATCAAGATCATGACAGTGGTCAACCGGATCGTCATGCTGCGCGGCGTTCCCGGGTTTCGCGACCTGTTGCCATTCAATCGCCTGGCCGGCTTGCGTGGCATTGCCAATGTCCGTCATTTCGATTTTCCCATTGGGGAACAGCGGCGACTGAAGGCCGCCTGCGGAGAAGGTAAGGCGACGTTCATCACGCCCAATCATCCCGAGTTCTTCACGGACTGGATGATCGACAAGGAGGTTGTGTCGCGGGTCAGCCCGCTCACCGCGTCCTGGGCAACGAATGGCGTCGTCAACGGCCTTGGCCGGATGATGCAGAAATTCTGGTTGGCCAACAATCTGATCGCGCAGATACCCGGTAACAGCGGGGCGGCCAAGGAGTACTCCGTCGACTGGGCGATGAAAGGCCATGGCGTGCTGCTGCACCCCGAAGGCGGCGTCGGCTGGCATGGCAATTTTGTCGCGCCATTGCTGCCGGGAGCGGTAGAGATGGGGCTGGACGCCCTGAAGCGCGGCCGTGAAAGCGATCAGCATTTCAAGGCCTGGATTGCTCCCGTCGTCTGGAAGCTGACCTTCACAAAAGACGTTGGGTCTGCGTTGGCGCGAGAATGCAGCCATGTCGAGCGAAGCCTGAAAATCGAACGCATTGCCGCCGATACGCTGCCGGAGCGTATCCATCATATCTATACAACCCTGCTTTCGCGCGACGCGTCCGCGTACGGCGTCCCGTCTGATCAGCATGCCTCCTATGCGGAACGCCAGCACGACCTCGTGCTCGAATTGGGCCGCCGCCTTGGGCAGGAGATATCCGTCGATGCCAACTCCGTCGACTTCTCTGAATTGCTGCGTCGGTCGCGGCGCTGGCTGAAGGAAAACGCTGATGACGGTCAGAAGCGGGTTCGCAAGCTGATGGAAACGATCCAGCGGCTCCAGCGCGTCGGGCCGTGGGCATGGGCCAAGCCGCTGACCACGCAAGAGGAGGTGGCGGAGCATCTGAAACGTATCCGCAACGACTATTGCAAGGGCACGCTTCGCGACACGCTCAACCATTTCGCGCCGCAGCCGGCTGGGCCGCGCTGTGCCCATATCCGGGTCCCCGAGCCCTTGGGATTGCATGCTTATGATGGCTCGATCGATGATGCTCTTGTTGAGTTGCGCCGACGGATGCAGGAAGCCGTAACAGGCATCGTGACCGAGCTTGAGGCTGCCGGAGGCTTCATTTCCTATCCGAATCCCTTCTATCATCGTTAGTTCATACGACTGGCCACGGTTTCATCTGGCGAGACGGGGAGTGCGGCAAGCTTCATGGCTGTCTATGTCGACGCGGCGATCTGGAAATGGGCCGGTCATCGCTGGTGTCACCTGATGGCCGACGAGACCGACGAGTTGCACCGCTTTGCCGGAGAGCTCGGCGTCAAGCGCTCGTCATATCAAGGGCCGCCGAAGACATCGGCGCCACACTATGACATAACCGGCTTCGAACGTGATCGCGCTGTGAGGCTTGGCGCGATCGAATGCAGCCGCGAGGAGATCGTCGAGATCTTCAGGCGGGTGAGGGTGCCCAACGGGAAGGGGAACCGGCCATGACGCTGACCGCATTTCTGGCCTACTGCGCAGCGATCACCGTTGCCGCGGCCACACCTGGCCCGGCAATGTTCGCGGTCATTACCAATGGCGTTTCGCGCGGGTTCGTCAGGGCGTTCATGGCCGGAATTGGCGTCGCCGCCGGCGATGCGGTGCTGGTCACCCTGGCGCTGCTTGGACTGGTGGCGCTGGCCCAGACTTTCGAGTGGGTTTTTCACCTGTTGAAATATGCGGGCGCGGCCTATCTGGTTTTTCTCGGCGTCAGGATGTGGCGCGCCGCCGCCAGTCAATCGGCCGAATCGCAGACACCGCAGGCGAAATTGTCGCGATCGTTTTTCCTCGGCGCATCCATTGCGCTGGGCAACCCGAAGGCGATCCTGTTTCACGCCTCGATCATGCCGCTGATCCTGAACCTCAACACCCTGACCTTCGCCGACGGGCTGCTGGTGGTCGCCGTGGTGATCAGCGTCAATATCTTGACCATGAGCCTTTACGCCGCGCTTGCGGGTCGGGCTTCCAACTGGTTCAAGACGCCGAGGCGCATGCGGCTGATGAACAGGTTCGCCGGCAGCGCCATGATCGGCACCGGAGCGCTGATTGCCGCACGCTAGGCGTTAAAGCGCCGCCCCGCTTGCGTTTGTCGGACTTCCCCTCTATATGCGCGCTCATTCCACACACGGACTTTGGTGTCTGCCCGGGAGAAATCCGGCTGAGACCTCCGGTGGCGTTCGAGGACTTCGTCCAAAAATGCCTGTGTCCGTGGAGGCTAACCGGAAAGGAACTAAGAATGGCTCTGCCTGATTTCAGTATGCGCCAGCTTTT
The nucleotide sequence above comes from Mesorhizobium shangrilense. Encoded proteins:
- a CDS encoding cell envelope integrity EipB family protein, which encodes MRATRRLVFPAILLSAALSMGPAFAAPALQAHRAVYDLSLNKASDRSGITGITGRMVYEFNGSACEGYTVKFRFVTQIVTNENTRLTDQQTTTFEDAEGKTFSFVTKSFVDQNLDKEVRGTATKDAKGLKVDIDKPEKSSMELAATQFPTQHLVELIGKAEKGENFYETNLFDGSEDANKVMTTTVIVGKKTEADKTDPEAPALAKLSTDKYWPVDIAYFDDTAKTGEEVPEYRISFKLHENGITRDLVMDYGDFSMTGKLVNLSLFDQTKPCPVK
- a CDS encoding DUF4031 domain-containing protein, whose translation is MAVYVDAAIWKWAGHRWCHLMADETDELHRFAGELGVKRSSYQGPPKTSAPHYDITGFERDRAVRLGAIECSREEIVEIFRRVRVPNGKGNRP
- a CDS encoding LysE family translocator; protein product: MTLTAFLAYCAAITVAAATPGPAMFAVITNGVSRGFVRAFMAGIGVAAGDAVLVTLALLGLVALAQTFEWVFHLLKYAGAAYLVFLGVRMWRAAASQSAESQTPQAKLSRSFFLGASIALGNPKAILFHASIMPLILNLNTLTFADGLLVVAVVISVNILTMSLYAALAGRASNWFKTPRRMRLMNRFAGSAMIGTGALIAAR